A genomic window from Triticum urartu cultivar G1812 chromosome 7, Tu2.1, whole genome shotgun sequence includes:
- the LOC125518829 gene encoding peptidyl-prolyl cis-trans isomerase CYP38, chloroplastic-like isoform X2, with the protein MAAALASSRCCRRPSLLTTDRRRSSVARCALSGGKGNSFSWKECAISVALSVGLITVPPTFGWSAHAYPLEPVIPDISVLISGPPIKDPGALLRYALPIDNKAIREVQKPLEDITDSLKVSGVRALDSVERNVRQASRALTNGRSLILSGLAESKRANGEKTLDKLAVGLEELQRIIEDRNRNAVAPKQKELLNYVGTVEEDMVDGFPYEVPEEYNNMPLLKGRATVDMTVKIKDNPNVEDCVFRIVLDGYNAPVTSGNFVDLVERKFYDGMEIQRADGFVVQTGDPEGPAEGFIDPSTGKSRTIPLEIMVDGDKAPIYGETLEEFDDNSASSQVFWLLKESELTPSNSNILDGRYSVFGYVTENEDFLADLKVGDVIESIQVVSGLDNLVNPSYKIVG; encoded by the exons ATGGCCGCGGCGCTCGCCTCCTcccgctgctgccgccgcccTTCGCTTCTTACCACTGATCGCCGCCGAAGCTCCGTCGCCCGGTGTGCGCTCTCCGGCGGG AAAGGAAACTCATTTAGCTGGAAAGAATGTGCAATTTCTGTAGCATTGTCTGTTGGATTAATTACTGTCCCACCAACATTTGGATGGTCGGCCCATGCATATCCTCTCGAACCTGTAATTCCTGATATTTCAGTTCTTATTTCTGGACCTCCCATTAAAGATCCAGGTGCTTTGTTGAGATATGCTTTGCCCATAGATAATAAAGCTATTCGTGAAGTTCAAAAACCGCTAGAGGATATTACCGATAGTCTCAAAGTTTCTGGTGTTAGAGCGTTGGATTCAGTTGAAAGA AATGTGAGGCAGGCCTCAAGAGCGCTGACTAATGGGAGGAGTTTAATACTTTCGGGTCTTGCTGAATCAAAGAGAGCAAACGGAGAAAAAACATTGGATAAATTAGCTGTTGGACTTGAAGAGCTTCAACGAATTATTGAGGATAGAAACAGGAATGCGGTAGCTCCAAAGCAGAAAGAGCTTCTCAATTATGTTGGAAC TGTAGAAGAAGATATGGTCGATGGCTTCCCCTATGAAGTACCAGAAGAATACAACAACATGCCTCTTCTTAAAGGAAGAGCTACTGTGGATATGACGGTTAAGATTAAAGATAATCCAAACGTAGAAGATTGTGTATTTCGGATAGTTCTGGATGGATATAATGCTCCTGTGACTTCTGGGAACTTCGTAGATCTGGTGGAACGGAAGTTCTATGATGGCATGGAAATCCAAAGAG CTGATGGTTTTGTTGTTCAGACGGGAGATCCCGAGGGACCAGCCGAGGGTTTTATTGATCCCAGTACTGGCAAGAGTCGTACCATACCTCTTGAGATAATGGTTGATGGTGACAAGGCGCCTATATATGGCGAAACACTTGAG GAATTTGATGACAACTCCGCTTCTAGTCAAGTCTTCTGGCTCTTGAAAGAAAGTGAGCTGACGCCAAGCAATTCCAATATATTGGATGGGCGGTATTCGGTGTTTGGATATGTAACCGAGAATGAGGATTTCTTGGCTGATCTCAAGGTTGGGGACGTTATTGAATCAATCCAGGTTGTCTCAGGCCTAGACAATCTTGTCAACCCGAGCTACAAGATTGTAGGGTAG
- the LOC125518829 gene encoding peptidyl-prolyl cis-trans isomerase, chloroplastic-like isoform X1, giving the protein MAAALASSRCCRRPSLLTTDRRRSSVARCALSGGKGNSFSWKECAISVALSVGLITVPPTFGWSAHAYPLEPVIPDISVLISGPPIKDPGALLRYALPIDNKAIREVQKPLEDITDSLKVSGVRALDSVERNVRQASRALTNGRSLILSGLAESKRANGEKTLDKLAVGLEELQRIIEDRNRNAVAPKQKELLNYVGTVEEDMVDGFPYEVPEEYNNMPLLKGRATVDMTVKIKDNPNVEDCVFRIVLDGYNAPVTSGNFVDLVERKFYDGMEIQRADGFVVQTGDPEGPAEGFIDPSTGKSRTIPLEIMVDGDKAPIYGETLEELGLYKAQTKLPFNAFGTMAMAREEFDDNSASSQVFWLLKESELTPSNSNILDGRYSVFGYVTENEDFLADLKVGDVIESIQVVSGLDNLVNPSYKIVG; this is encoded by the exons ATGGCCGCGGCGCTCGCCTCCTcccgctgctgccgccgcccTTCGCTTCTTACCACTGATCGCCGCCGAAGCTCCGTCGCCCGGTGTGCGCTCTCCGGCGGG AAAGGAAACTCATTTAGCTGGAAAGAATGTGCAATTTCTGTAGCATTGTCTGTTGGATTAATTACTGTCCCACCAACATTTGGATGGTCGGCCCATGCATATCCTCTCGAACCTGTAATTCCTGATATTTCAGTTCTTATTTCTGGACCTCCCATTAAAGATCCAGGTGCTTTGTTGAGATATGCTTTGCCCATAGATAATAAAGCTATTCGTGAAGTTCAAAAACCGCTAGAGGATATTACCGATAGTCTCAAAGTTTCTGGTGTTAGAGCGTTGGATTCAGTTGAAAGA AATGTGAGGCAGGCCTCAAGAGCGCTGACTAATGGGAGGAGTTTAATACTTTCGGGTCTTGCTGAATCAAAGAGAGCAAACGGAGAAAAAACATTGGATAAATTAGCTGTTGGACTTGAAGAGCTTCAACGAATTATTGAGGATAGAAACAGGAATGCGGTAGCTCCAAAGCAGAAAGAGCTTCTCAATTATGTTGGAAC TGTAGAAGAAGATATGGTCGATGGCTTCCCCTATGAAGTACCAGAAGAATACAACAACATGCCTCTTCTTAAAGGAAGAGCTACTGTGGATATGACGGTTAAGATTAAAGATAATCCAAACGTAGAAGATTGTGTATTTCGGATAGTTCTGGATGGATATAATGCTCCTGTGACTTCTGGGAACTTCGTAGATCTGGTGGAACGGAAGTTCTATGATGGCATGGAAATCCAAAGAG CTGATGGTTTTGTTGTTCAGACGGGAGATCCCGAGGGACCAGCCGAGGGTTTTATTGATCCCAGTACTGGCAAGAGTCGTACCATACCTCTTGAGATAATGGTTGATGGTGACAAGGCGCCTATATATGGCGAAACACTTGAG GAACTTGGTCTTTACAAGGCTCAAACAAAGCTTCCTTTTAATGCATTTGGAACGATGGCAATGGCTAGAGAA GAATTTGATGACAACTCCGCTTCTAGTCAAGTCTTCTGGCTCTTGAAAGAAAGTGAGCTGACGCCAAGCAATTCCAATATATTGGATGGGCGGTATTCGGTGTTTGGATATGTAACCGAGAATGAGGATTTCTTGGCTGATCTCAAGGTTGGGGACGTTATTGAATCAATCCAGGTTGTCTCAGGCCTAGACAATCTTGTCAACCCGAGCTACAAGATTGTAGGGTAG